The following nucleotide sequence is from Aneurinibacillus soli.
TAGCAGAACGGGCGATTGTCGGCTGGGAAGTGGGCATTCACCAGGCGGACACGGTACAAGCCTGGCTTGTGGATACCGGGCTGTTTGACCGTGTGTATATCGTGGATGATCTAGCGGGGATTGGCCGGCATGTAATTGGGATAAAATTATGACAATTTATGTTTAGTCTCGCTTTCTTCTGTTCATACTGGTGAACAGGGAGAAGAAAGGGGACGAAAACAATGAAAAGAGTCATTACGAAAAAATTTCTTTATATAGCATTCGTACTTATTGTCATCATGATGAATTGGGAAGGCCAGAGGGATGCATTTGCTCTTGTTGCGAAACAGACTGTGCCGGAAGAATCGATTCGTCTACGGATTCTCGCGAACAGTGATGCGCCGGAAGATCAGCAACTCAAGCGTCATGTGCGTGACCGGGTGATTGAATCGGTGAAACAGTGGTCATCAGAAGCGGAGAATGCAGATAATGCACGTGTTATCATCAGCAATCACTTGCCGGAGCTACAGGGAGTTGTAAAGCGTACCATTCAAGAGGAAGGGTACAGTTACCCAGCTTCTGTTGAACTGCGTGCGACGGATTTTCCGACAAAAATGTACGGCACGCAAGTATTCCCTGCCGGACAGTACGAGGCAGTGCGTATCGCAATCGGCAATGCCGAAGGACAAAACTGGTGGTGTGTGCTGTTCCCGCCACTCTGCTTCACAGATATATCGAACGGAGATACGACATCTTCTAAAACAGCCTCCGCTGATAAGGCGGATGCAAAGGATAAACAGCGAGTAGAGGTCCGATTCTTCCTGCTCGACTGGCTGACTCAGTTATTTGCCTGATCTCATACCGGGAATTCTGCCTTTGTGGTAGAGTTTCTTTTTTTTTGGATGCAGGAGGGATATGATAAGGATACGGATAAAAACATAGTGCAGGAGGTATGCGTGGACAGAAAGGCGACACTGTGAACGTATGTTTGCAATATGTGTAGTACAAACTGGTATAGAAAAAGAAGCGACATGTGCGGCTTATCAACTAGAGTTATCAACAAGTTATGCACATATTGTGGATAACTTGTTGGATTATCAGGGGATAAGTCGGATTGTATAACTAAAAGAGTCATATTTTATAAGAGTTGAGAGGAACTATATGAATATACAGACAAAATATTGGAATGTGGATAATTATGTGGATGACTTGATAGATTGTCCACAAGTACGCGAGGCCGCGTTGCTCCTGCGTGCAAATGAGTTGATCGCCTTCCCGACCGAGACTGTATATGGTCTGGGTGGAAATGGACTTGTGGATGAAACGGTAGAAAAAATTTATACAGCGAAAGGTAGACCGAGTGACAATCCACTCATTCTGCATATTGCCGACCGTGGACAACTTGTGGATATTGTTGAATATGTGCCGCCGCTTGCGGAAGCGCTTATGGAAGCATTCTGGCCGGGCCCACTTACATTGGTGTTGCCCAAGAAACCAGGCGTGGCGATGCGTGCGTCTGCCGGACTGGATACGGTAGCGGTACGGATGCCGGATCATCCGGTGGCCGACGCCCTCATTCGAGCAGCGGGAGTTCCGGTAGCGGCTCCGAGCGCCAATGTATCAGGCCGACCAAGCCCGACAACGGGACGACATGTACAGGAAGATCTGGATGGTCGGATTGCAGGAATTCTCGATGGCGGTCCGACCGGGATCGGCGTGGAGTCAACTGTAGTGGATACAACCGGTGATGTGCCACTTATTCTGCGGCCAGGCGGCATTACCGCCGAACAGATTGCAGAGATTATCGGAGAGGTAGCAGTGGACCCGGGGTTGCTTGGTGATGGTTCGGCTGCACCGCGGTCACCAGGGATGAAATACCGCCACTATGCGCCGGAAGGGGAGATGTGGTTGGTGGAAGAACCAGACATGCGTATACGCTTAGTACAGGCTGTGGAGCGGGCAAAGCAGGAAGGCAGGCGGGTTGGTGTGCTGACAACAGAGGAATCCACTACGGCTTATCCGGGCGCAGATGTTGTGCTGGCTTGTGGGCAGCGGGCTGACTTGATCTCAGTAGCTCGTCAGTTGTATGATGTGCTGCGCCGCTTTGACCAGGAACAGGTAGATGTGATTTTCAGCGAAACATTCCCTTACACGGGTGTAGGGGCAGCGGTCATGAACCGCCTTGTAAAAGCGGCCGGCGGAAAATATCTATAAGAACGGCATCTCTTCTATCAGTCTTTCCTCCCGCATATCTTGTCTATGTAATGCCTGTACGAAAGCGGGGGGATAGGAGTGGAAGGTTTGCAGTGGGGGGAACTGATCACGATTTCGCTGATCGGGATCGCACTTGGCATGGACGCGTTTTCGCTTGGAATCGGGATGGGGATGGGCGGCATTCGTTTGCTTACGATTGCGAAAGTCAGTTTGACGATTGGTGTGTTTCATATTGTGATGCCGCTGATCGGGATCGCATTGGGCATTTTTCTCACGTCCTATATGGGAAATGTGGCGACCTACATCGGTGGACTGGTTCTGATTATTCTTGGTCTGCATATGTTGTGGAACGGTTTCTTCGGTAAGGAGAGGAATCCGGTTATGAAGACAACCTTCTGGGGGGTTGCGTTGTTTAGTTTTAGTGTAAGCATCGACGCGCTTTCTGTTGGGTTTTCGTTTGGATTGTTCCGGGTGAATGTTTTTCTCGCGGTGCTAATTTTTGGCGTGATGGGGGCTGTACTTGCAGCTAGTGGGCTTCTGCTCGGTCGCCGTGTCGGAAGCTGGCTTGGTGAGTACAGCGAGATTTTTGGTGCACTTATTCTGGTAGCCTTCGGGCTCAAGTTTTTATTATAGCGGTGGCCGTCTATGACAGAGCTACTGGTTATTAGTACAGTGACTGGATTAACGACGGTGGCAGGTGCACTTACGACGTTGTTTGCAG
It contains:
- the spoIIR gene encoding stage II sporulation protein R, with the translated sequence MKRVITKKFLYIAFVLIVIMMNWEGQRDAFALVAKQTVPEESIRLRILANSDAPEDQQLKRHVRDRVIESVKQWSSEAENADNARVIISNHLPELQGVVKRTIQEEGYSYPASVELRATDFPTKMYGTQVFPAGQYEAVRIAIGNAEGQNWWCVLFPPLCFTDISNGDTTSSKTASADKADAKDKQRVEVRFFLLDWLTQLFA
- a CDS encoding L-threonylcarbamoyladenylate synthase; this encodes MQTKYWNVDNYVDDLIDCPQVREAALLLRANELIAFPTETVYGLGGNGLVDETVEKIYTAKGRPSDNPLILHIADRGQLVDIVEYVPPLAEALMEAFWPGPLTLVLPKKPGVAMRASAGLDTVAVRMPDHPVADALIRAAGVPVAAPSANVSGRPSPTTGRHVQEDLDGRIAGILDGGPTGIGVESTVVDTTGDVPLILRPGGITAEQIAEIIGEVAVDPGLLGDGSAAPRSPGMKYRHYAPEGEMWLVEEPDMRIRLVQAVERAKQEGRRVGVLTTEESTTAYPGADVVLACGQRADLISVARQLYDVLRRFDQEQVDVIFSETFPYTGVGAAVMNRLVKAAGGKYL
- a CDS encoding manganese efflux pump MntP, whose product is MDAFSLGIGMGMGGIRLLTIAKVSLTIGVFHIVMPLIGIALGIFLTSYMGNVATYIGGLVLIILGLHMLWNGFFGKERNPVMKTTFWGVALFSFSVSIDALSVGFSFGLFRVNVFLAVLIFGVMGAVLAASGLLLGRRVGSWLGEYSEIFGALILVAFGLKFLL